One Falco biarmicus isolate bFalBia1 chromosome 9, bFalBia1.pri, whole genome shotgun sequence genomic region harbors:
- the AIFM2 gene encoding ferroptosis suppressor protein 1, which produces MGSRLSVDGSVRVVVVGGGFGGTAAASLLKAWAIPFVLVDAGDAFHHNVAALRAAVQSGFAKKTFISYSVTFGESFRQGKVVGIDPGRQQVLLSDGEELHYSHLILATGSDGPFPGKFNKDIDMESAIQTYEDMVKEIEKSERILVVGGGAAGVEMAAEIKTEYPAKEVTLIHSKIALADVELLDSVRQEVKEILLRKGVRLLLSERVSDVENLTLNQFQKDMVVRTEKGTEVVADMVVLCTGIKINSSAYAAAFGDKMASNSALKVNKHLQLEGYENIYAIGDCADLKEPKMAYHAGLHANIAVTNIINSLTHKPLKTYEPGSLTFLLSMGRNDGVGQVNGFYVGHLLVTIAKSRDLFVSKSWKTMGQTMPS; this is translated from the exons ATGGGGTCCCGCCTGTCCGTGGACGGCTCCGTGCGGGTGGTGGTGGTCGGGGGCGGCTTCGGGGGCACGGCGGCCGCCAGCCTGCTCAAGGCCTGGGCCATCCCCTTCGTGCTGGTGGACGCCGGAGATGCTTTCCACCACAACGTGGCCGCGCTCCGCGCCGCCGTGCAGAGCG GATTTGCCAAGAAGACATTCATCTCCTACTCTGTCACCTTTGGGGAGAGCTTCCGCCAAGGCAAGGTTGTTGGCATAGACCCTGGAAGGCAACAAGTCTTGCTCAGTGATGGCGAG GAGCTACACTACTCCCATCTCATTCTTGCAACAGGCAGCGATGGGCCATTCCCTGGGAAGTTCAACAAAGACATTGACATGGAAAGTGCCATCCAGACCTATGAAGACATGGTTAAAGAG ATTGAGAAATCTGAGCGCATACTGGTAGTGGgaggtggtgctgctggagtCGAGATGGCTGCTGAGATCAAAACAGAGTACCCAGCCAAAGAG GTCACCCTCATTCACTCAAAAATTGCACTAGCTGATGTGGAGCTGCTAGATAGCGTCCGTCAGGAGGTGAAAGAGATTCTCCTCAGAAAAGGAGTGCGGCTCTTATTAA GTGAAAGGGTCAGTGATGTGGAAAATCTCACACTAAACCAGTTCCAGAAGGACATGGTAGTAAGGACAGAAAAAGGCACCGAGGTGGTTGCCGACATGGTGGTCCTATGCACAGGCATAAAGATTAACTCTTCAGCATATGCTGCTGCATTTg GGGACAAAATGGCAAGTAACAGCGCTTTGAAAGTTAACAAGCACCTCCAGCTGGAAGGTTATGAGAACATCTATGCCATTGGGGACTGTGCAGATCTGAAAGAACCAAAGATGGCCTACCACGCTGGGCTCCATGCCAACATTGCAGTGACAAATATCATCAACAGCCTGACACATAAGCCTCTTAAAACCTACGAACCAG GGTCACTAACATTCCTGCTTTCAATGGGTAGGAACGATGGTGTAGGACAGGTGAATGGTTTCTATGTGGGACATCTCTTGGTGACCATTGCTAAGAGCCGGGACCTGTTTGTCTCCAAGAGCTGGAAGACAATGGGACAGACAATGCCCTCTTAA
- the LOC130154609 gene encoding core histone macro-H2A.2, whose protein sequence is MSGRSGKKKMSKLSRSSRAGVIFPVGRMMRYLKKGTYKYRIGVGAPVYMAAVIEYLAAEILELAGNAARDNKKGRIAPRHILLAVANDEELNQLLKGVTIASGGVLPRIQPELLAKKRGAKGKSETILSPTPEKKGRKSMVNKKSGKKAKSTKARTPKKNKQKDNEKEGASNSTSEDGPGEGFTILSSKSLVPGQKLSLTQSDISHIGSMKVEGIVHPTTAEIDLKEEIGKALEKAGGKEFLETVKELRKSQGPLEVAEAALTQSSGLAAKFVIHCHIPQWGSDKCEEQLEETIKNCLTAAEDKKLKSVAFPPFPSGRNCFPKQTAAQVTLRAISTHFDGTSSSSLKNIYFLLFDSESIGIYVQEMAKLDTK, encoded by the exons ATGTCGGGCCGAagtgggaagaagaaaatgtccAAACTCTCGCGCTCAAGCAGGGCAGGTGTTATTTTCCCTGTGGGGAGAATGATGCGCTACTTAAAGAAAGGAACATACAAGTACCGGATAGGTGTTGGAGCACCAGTTTACATGGCAGCCGTCATAGAGTACCTAGCAG CTGAAATTCTAGAATTAGCGGGAAACGCGGCACGAGACaataagaaaggaagaattgCCCCCAGACACATCCTCCTGGCAGTGGCAAATGATGAGGAACTGAATCAG TTGCTAAAAGGTGTGACGATTGCAAGCGGAGGTGTTCTGCCCAGAATTCAGCCAGAGCTTCTTGCCAAGAAACGGGGTGCCAAAGGCAAATCTGAGACCATCCTTTCGCCTACTCctgagaagaagggaaggaaatccATGGTGAACAAAAAGAGTGGGAAGAAGGCAAAGTCTACCAAGGCCCGGACACCCAAAAAG AACAAACAAAAGGACAATGAAAAAGAAGGAGCTTCAAATTCAACATCTGAAGATGGACCTGGGGAAGGTTTCACTATCTTGTCCTCCAAGAGTCTTGTGCCAGGACAAAAG ctttctCTGACACAGAGTGACATCAGCCATATTGGCTCCATGAAAGTAGAAGGCATCGTTCACCCTACAACTGCTGAAATAGACCTTAAGGAGGAAATAG gcAAGGCATTGGAAAAGGCTGGAGGGAAAGAGTTTTTAGAAACAGTGAAAGAGCTTCGCAAATCTCAAGGACCTTTGGAAGTTGCTGAAG cTGCACTTACTCAGTCTAGCGGCCTAGCGGCGAAGTTTGTCATCCACTGTCACATCCCACAGTGGGGCTCAGACAAGTGTGAAGAGCAGCTTGAAGAGACTATAAAGAACTGCTTAACAGCCGCAGAAGACAAGAAATTGAAGTCCGTGGCTTTTCCCCCATTTCCCAGTGGCAG AAACTGCTTCCCAAAACAGACGGCAGCCCAGGTCACTCTAAGAGCTATTTCCACCCATTTTGACGGCACCAGCTCTTCGTCCTTGAAGAACATTTACTTTCTGCTCTTCGACAGTGAAAGTATTGGCATCTATGTGCAAGAGATGGCCAAGCTAGACACTAAGTAG
- the CHST3 gene encoding carbohydrate sulfotransferase 3 gives MEIRRALPQDFWELLHCLKMRSKYAVLLVFVVGLVIIEKENNFISRVSDKLKQSPQALVEANGTEASPAPAENGSLASLRELDAAFSQLRSHLRNVTLQLVGEGDPGPRRHVLLMATTRTGSSFVGEFFNQQGSIFYLFEPLWHIERTVTFEPGGANAVGSALVYRDVLKQLLLCDLYILESFISPAPEGHLTPFMFRRGSSRSLCEEPVCTPNAKKVFEKYHCKNRRCGPLNITLAAEACQRKQHVALKTVRIRQLEFLQPLVEDPRLDVRIIQLVRDPRAVLASRMVAFSGKYETWKKWASEGEAPLREEEVQRLRGNCESIRLSAELGLQRPGWLRGRYMLVRYEDVARAPLQKAEEMYRFAGLPLTPQVEEWISKNTQAPRDGSGVYSTRKNSSEQFEKWRFSIPFKLAQVVQDACAPAMHLFGYKLASSPAALANRSFSLLEEAQPSWVT, from the exons ATGGAGATCCGACGTGCTTTGCCCCAGGATttctgggagctgctgcactGCCTGAAGATGAGGAGCAAGTACGCCGTCCTACTGGTCTTTGTCGTTGGCCTTGTCATCATCGAAAAGGAGAACAACTTCATCTCCAG GGTGTCAGACAAGCTGAAGCAGTCTCCACAGGCGCTGGTGGAGGCCAACGGCACAGAGGCCAGCCCAGCGCCAGCTGAGAATGGCTCACTGGCCTCGCTGCGAGAGCTGGATGCTGCCTTCTCCCAGCTGAGGTCCCACCTGCGCAACGTcaccctgcagctggtgggCGAGGGGGACCCCGGGCCACGGCGGCATGTCTTGTTGATGGCCACCACCCGCACCGGCTCCTCCTTCGTGGGGGAGTTCTTCAACCAGCAAGGCAGCATCTTCTACCTCTTTGAGCCCCTCTGGCACATCGAAAGGACGGTGACCTTCGAGCCAGGGGGAGCCAACGCAGTGGGCTCAGCCCTGGTGTACCGGGATGTTCTCAAGCAGCTCCTCCTCTGTGACCTCTACATCTTGGAGAGCTTCATCTCACCAGCACCTGAGGGCCACCTGACACCCTTCATGTTTCGGCGGGGCTCAAGCCGCTCTCTCTGTGAGGAGCCCGTCTGCACACCCAACGCTAAGAAAGTCTTCGAAAAGTACCACTGCAAGAACCGCCGCTGTGGCCCCCTCAACATCACCCTGGCCGCCGAGGCATGCCAGCGCAAGCAGCACGTGGCCCTGAAGACGGTGCGCATCCGGCAGCTGGAGTTCCTGCAGCCGCTGGTAGAGGACCCTCGGCTGGATGTGCGCATCATCCAACTGGTGCGGGACCCCCGGGCTGTCCTGGCCTCTCGCATGGTGGCCTTCTCCGGCAAGTACGAGACCTGGAAGAAGTGGGCATCCGAAGGGGAGGCTCCCCTCCGTGAGGAGGAGGTGCAGCGGCTGCGGGGCAACTGCGAGAGCATCCGTctgtcagcagagctggggctgcagcggCCGGGCTGGCTGCGGGGTCGCTACATGCTGGTACGCTACGAGGACGTGGCACGGGCGCCCTTGCAGAAGGCAGAGGAGATGTACCGCTTCGCCGGGCTCCCGCTCACCCCCCAAGTGGAGGAGTGGATCAGCAAAAACACACAGGCACCCCGTGATGGCAGTGGCGTCTACTCCACCCGCAAAAACTCCTCTGAGCAGTTTGAGAAGTGGCGGTTCAGCATCCCCTTCAAACTGGCACAGGTGGTGCAGGACGCCTGCGCCCCAGCCATGCACCTCTTTGGCTACAAGCTGGCCAGCAGCCCCGCCGCCCTGGCTAACCGCTCCTTCAGCCTGCTGGAGGAGGCACAGCCCTCCTGGGTCACATAA